A genomic stretch from Candidatus Hydrogenisulfobacillus filiaventi includes:
- a CDS encoding conserved protein of unknown function (Evidence 4 : Unknown function but conserved in other organisms), translating into MMPMHERQQRQFTVAEANALLGDLSRQLERLRELKATAARQYEEMRSIREVGYRADGNLIMLTDYQNAKREFDRVVGEANRIVAEVHALGCRITDVEMGLVDFPATLGNQPVHLCWKLGEPEVLYYHEPQEGYRGRRPLPPAWRQPAED; encoded by the coding sequence ATGATGCCGATGCACGAACGGCAACAGCGGCAGTTTACGGTGGCGGAGGCCAATGCGCTGCTGGGGGACCTGAGCCGGCAGCTGGAACGCCTGCGGGAGCTCAAGGCCACCGCCGCCCGCCAGTACGAGGAGATGCGGTCCATCCGGGAGGTCGGTTACCGGGCCGACGGCAATCTCATCATGCTGACCGACTACCAGAACGCCAAGCGGGAATTCGACCGCGTGGTGGGTGAGGCCAACCGCATCGTGGCGGAGGTGCATGCCCTCGGCTGCCGCATTACCGACGTGGAGATGGGGCTGGTCGACTTCCCGGCCACGTTGGGCAACCAGCCGGTGCACCTGTGCTGGAAGCTGGGGGAACCGGAGGTGCTCTACTACCACGAGCCCCAGGAGGGCTACCGGGGGCGGCGGCCGCTGCCGCCTGCCTGGCGGCAACCGGCGGAGGACTAG
- a CDS encoding HD_domain domain-containing protein, whose translation MGNWPPRVQAWDLLTRWTHQPALLRHAIAVEAVMRAIARRYGEDEDLFGLVGLLHDFDYEAFPAPEDHTVVGGRLLEEAGFPPVIVRAVRSHVDRNGLRRESVLEKALYASDELTGFVLAVAMVRPGRRLAEVTPAAVRRKLKDKSFARGVSREAVERGLEELGVTLEDHVALVVAALQPLAEDLGLNP comes from the coding sequence ATGGGCAATTGGCCGCCCCGGGTTCAGGCCTGGGACCTGCTCACCCGCTGGACCCACCAGCCGGCCCTATTGCGCCACGCGATCGCGGTGGAGGCGGTCATGCGGGCGATCGCCCGCCGCTACGGGGAGGATGAGGACCTGTTCGGCCTGGTGGGGCTGCTGCATGACTTCGACTATGAGGCGTTTCCCGCCCCGGAGGACCATACCGTGGTAGGCGGGCGGCTGCTGGAGGAGGCGGGTTTTCCGCCCGTGATCGTGCGGGCGGTGCGTTCCCACGTGGACCGTAACGGGCTCAGGCGGGAGTCGGTGCTGGAAAAGGCGCTCTACGCCAGCGATGAGCTGACCGGCTTCGTCTTGGCCGTGGCCATGGTCCGCCCCGGGCGCCGGCTGGCGGAAGTAACCCCCGCTGCCGTGCGGAGGAAGCTGAAGGACAAGTCCTTCGCCCGCGGCGTCAGCCGCGAAGCCGTGGAGCGAGGCCTGGAGGAATTGGGCGTCACCCTGGAGGATCACGTCGCCCTGGTGGTGGCGGCGCTGCAGCCGCTGGCGGAGGACCTCGGGCTCAATCCCTAG
- the accC gene encoding acetyl-CoA carboxylase subunit (biotin carboxylase subunit) (Evidence 2a : Function from experimental evidences in other organisms; PubMedId : 7592499, 12682299, 14594796; Product type e : enzyme), whose translation MSGLFSKILVANRGEIAIRIMRAARELGIRTVAVYSDADKDAAHVAYADEAYPIGPAPSTLSYLHIPNIINAAVQTGAEAIHPGYGFLAENHHFAAVCKTWGLVFIGPPPDAIEQMGVKSQARAVMKAAGVPVLPGTEAGWDSPEEARRLAEAVGFPLLVKAAFGGGGRGIRVVESPADLADAVERARREAESAFGRGDLYLERYLKDPRHIEIQVLADAHGQVVALGERESSIQRRRQKILEEAPSVAVDPELRRRMSEAAVRAARAVGYSGAGTLEFLLDPASGEFYFMEMNTRIQVEHAVTEMVTGVDIVKEQIRVAAGEPLGIRQEDVTLNGWSLECRINAEDPEQGFRPSPGRIITWEEPGGPWVRVDSGVVASMEVQPFYDSLLAKVVTWGRDRTEAVARMRRALGEFRIEGVKTTLELQRAILEDPDFVAGRIHTNFLAQRVAGA comes from the coding sequence GTGAGCGGGCTGTTTAGTAAGATCCTGGTGGCCAACCGGGGCGAAATCGCCATCCGCATCATGCGGGCGGCGCGGGAACTGGGGATCCGGACGGTAGCGGTGTACTCCGATGCGGACAAGGACGCCGCCCATGTGGCCTATGCCGATGAGGCCTATCCCATCGGCCCGGCTCCCTCCACTTTGAGTTATCTGCATATCCCCAACATCATCAATGCCGCGGTGCAGACCGGGGCCGAGGCCATCCATCCCGGCTACGGATTCCTGGCCGAGAACCACCATTTTGCCGCGGTCTGCAAGACCTGGGGCCTGGTGTTTATCGGTCCGCCGCCCGATGCCATCGAGCAGATGGGGGTGAAGTCCCAGGCACGGGCGGTCATGAAGGCGGCGGGGGTGCCGGTGCTGCCGGGGACCGAGGCGGGCTGGGATTCGCCGGAGGAGGCGCGGCGCCTGGCGGAGGCGGTAGGCTTTCCGCTGCTGGTGAAGGCCGCCTTCGGAGGGGGCGGACGCGGCATCCGGGTGGTGGAGAGCCCCGCCGACCTGGCCGACGCTGTGGAGCGGGCCCGGCGGGAGGCGGAGTCGGCCTTTGGCCGCGGCGACCTGTATCTGGAGCGGTATCTCAAGGATCCCCGGCATATCGAGATTCAGGTGCTGGCCGATGCGCACGGGCAGGTGGTGGCCCTGGGTGAGCGGGAGTCCTCCATCCAGCGCCGCCGGCAGAAGATCCTGGAGGAGGCGCCCTCGGTGGCCGTAGACCCCGAACTGCGCCGGCGCATGAGCGAGGCCGCGGTGCGCGCCGCGCGGGCCGTGGGTTACAGCGGGGCCGGCACCTTGGAATTCCTGCTGGACCCTGCCAGCGGGGAATTTTACTTTATGGAAATGAACACCCGGATTCAGGTTGAGCATGCGGTCACGGAAATGGTAACCGGGGTGGATATCGTTAAGGAGCAGATCCGCGTGGCGGCGGGCGAACCGTTGGGCATCCGGCAGGAGGATGTGACCCTCAACGGCTGGAGCCTGGAGTGCCGCATTAACGCCGAGGATCCCGAGCAGGGCTTCCGGCCCAGCCCCGGGCGCATCATCACCTGGGAGGAGCCGGGAGGGCCCTGGGTCCGGGTGGACAGCGGGGTGGTGGCCTCGATGGAGGTGCAGCCCTTTTATGATTCCCTGTTGGCGAAGGTGGTGACCTGGGGCCGCGACCGGACCGAGGCCGTGGCCCGCATGCGGCGCGCGCTGGGCGAGTTTAGAATAGAGGGGGTGAAGACCACCCTGGAACTGCAGCGGGCGATCCTGGAGGATCCCGATTTTGTGGCCGGGCGCATCCACACCAACTTCCTGGCCCAGCGGGTGGCGGGCGCCTGA
- a CDS encoding Alkaline shock protein 23, whose product MPEAAGSTAVHIQVANDVIGAIAGMAALEVEGVHSMSGGIVEGIAQVLGRRQLSRGVHVEVDGRDVSLDLFVVMDYGARIPEVAERVQANVKAQVENMTGLTVDAVNIHVQGVWMPAGRGEGAAPPAKSRPAEGN is encoded by the coding sequence GTGCCGGAAGCGGCGGGTTCGACGGCGGTGCACATCCAGGTGGCCAATGATGTAATCGGGGCCATCGCCGGGATGGCGGCCCTGGAGGTGGAGGGTGTCCACAGCATGAGCGGCGGGATCGTGGAGGGCATCGCCCAGGTGCTGGGGCGGCGCCAGTTGAGCCGCGGGGTGCATGTGGAAGTGGACGGCCGCGACGTCAGCCTGGACCTGTTCGTGGTCATGGACTACGGGGCCCGGATTCCCGAGGTGGCAGAACGGGTGCAGGCCAATGTCAAGGCTCAGGTGGAAAACATGACAGGGCTCACGGTGGACGCGGTCAACATCCATGTGCAGGGGGTCTGGATGCCCGCCGGGCGGGGGGAAGGTGCGGCACCGCCCGCCAAATCCCGGCCGGCGGAGGGGAATTAG
- the nusB gene encoding Transcription antitermination protein NusB, with product MARHQARERALKALFEYDLVHPDLPGLLERTAAGLAGEDAAFALQLVEGTLANLLDIDARVARAATGWKLSRMPSVDRNILRMATFELMTGTAPPEVIIDEAVELARAFGTEQSYRFVNGVLAAVARGLRPAPEGGPPVHDGS from the coding sequence GTGGCGCGCCACCAGGCCCGGGAGCGGGCCTTGAAGGCCCTGTTCGAATACGACCTGGTTCACCCTGACCTGCCCGGCCTGCTGGAACGGACAGCGGCGGGCCTAGCGGGGGAGGATGCGGCCTTTGCCCTGCAGCTGGTGGAAGGGACCCTGGCCAATCTGCTCGACATTGACGCCCGGGTGGCCCGGGCGGCGACCGGCTGGAAGCTCAGCCGGATGCCCTCGGTCGACCGCAACATCCTGCGGATGGCTACCTTCGAGCTGATGACCGGCACCGCACCGCCCGAGGTCATCATCGACGAAGCGGTGGAGCTGGCGCGGGCCTTCGGAACAGAACAGTCCTACCGGTTTGTCAACGGCGTCCTGGCCGCGGTGGCCCGCGGCCTGCGGCCGGCGCCCGAAGGGGGTCCCCCCGTTCATGACGGGTCCTGA
- a CDS encoding Peptidase_M22 domain-containing protein, producing MTGPDPGPVLGIDTSAYTTSVAVLAPGGQVIDRRRVLPVPAGARGLRPSEAVWHQLQQLTDLLPAVLAGLAVPPAAVGVSVQPRPQPGSHLPPFAVGRLAAASVAAAWGCRLETVSHQEGHLAAGLWGLGLAPGSPAVPSRFYGLHVSGGTTELVQVEEERPGHWRVAVVGATADLYAGQLVDRVGVALGLPFPAGPGLERLAAGAQAAVPLPVGPPRRDGGRWLISFSGPETAALRALARGAEPAAVARGVEAAVARGLAKLLATQPPGRVVVVGGVAANLFVRRELVRRLGPVWEVGFGPPALSGDNAVGVAWLAARRAQAET from the coding sequence ATGACGGGTCCTGATCCCGGGCCGGTGCTGGGGATTGACACCAGCGCCTACACCACTTCGGTAGCGGTGCTGGCACCCGGCGGGCAGGTGATCGACCGCCGCCGGGTGCTGCCGGTGCCCGCCGGTGCCCGGGGGCTACGGCCGTCGGAAGCGGTCTGGCACCAGCTGCAGCAGCTGACCGACCTGCTGCCGGCGGTGCTGGCGGGGCTGGCCGTCCCACCGGCAGCGGTGGGGGTCAGTGTGCAGCCCCGGCCCCAGCCCGGCTCCCATCTGCCGCCGTTCGCGGTGGGCCGTCTGGCGGCGGCGTCCGTCGCCGCCGCCTGGGGTTGCCGGCTGGAAACCGTGAGCCATCAGGAAGGGCATCTGGCGGCCGGGCTTTGGGGACTGGGCCTGGCTCCCGGCTCCCCGGCGGTGCCGTCCCGCTTTTACGGCTTGCACGTTTCCGGTGGTACCACCGAGCTGGTGCAGGTGGAGGAGGAGCGCCCGGGCCACTGGCGGGTGGCGGTCGTGGGGGCCACCGCCGATCTTTATGCGGGCCAGCTGGTGGACCGGGTGGGGGTGGCGCTGGGGTTGCCCTTCCCGGCCGGGCCCGGCCTGGAGCGTCTGGCGGCAGGGGCACAGGCGGCGGTGCCTCTGCCGGTCGGTCCGCCCCGCCGTGACGGCGGCCGCTGGCTTATCAGCTTTAGCGGGCCGGAGACGGCCGCATTGCGGGCGCTGGCCCGGGGGGCCGAGCCGGCGGCGGTGGCCCGGGGCGTGGAGGCGGCGGTGGCGCGCGGGCTGGCCAAGCTGCTGGCCACCCAACCCCCCGGCCGGGTGGTGGTGGTCGGGGGGGTGGCCGCCAACCTGTTCGTGCGGCGGGAACTCGTGCGGCGGCTGGGCCCGGTCTGGGAGGTGGGGTTCGGGCCTCCGGCCCTTTCTGGCGACAACGCCGTGGGGGTGGCATGGCTGGCTGCCCGGCGGGCCCAGGCGGAGACATAG
- the folD gene encoding methylenetetrahydrofolate dehydrogenase; methenyltetrahydrofolate cyclohydrolase (Evidence 2a : Function from experimental evidences in other organisms; PubMedId : 7061514, 9454603, 12682299, 19171795; Product type e : enzyme) has translation MDEVMGGARTLDGKAVAARVQEEIRQRIAARAARDGQRPGLAVVQVGEDPASSVYVRNKRRTAERLGMRSREVHLPADAGTEAVLAAVADLAADDAVHGILVQLPLPPAVDVEAVLAAIPPDKDVDGLTVTNLGRLLAGRPGLVPCTPAGIMTLLGAYGITLDGARAVVIGRSRLVGLPVALLLQQANATVTVVHTHTRDAARLAREAEVLVVAAGRPQLVTAEWVRPGAVVVDVGIHRQGERLVGDVEAASVARVAGYLSPVPGGVGPMTIASLMANTWQAFTEQVPPPEEP, from the coding sequence GTGGATGAGGTGATGGGCGGGGCGCGGACCCTGGATGGCAAGGCGGTAGCGGCGCGCGTGCAGGAGGAGATCCGGCAGCGGATCGCGGCCCGCGCGGCCCGGGACGGGCAGCGCCCCGGCCTAGCGGTGGTGCAGGTGGGCGAGGACCCCGCCTCCTCGGTCTATGTGCGCAACAAGCGGCGGACCGCCGAACGGCTGGGGATGCGCTCGCGGGAGGTGCACCTGCCGGCGGATGCCGGCACGGAGGCGGTCCTGGCGGCCGTGGCCGACCTGGCAGCGGATGATGCCGTGCATGGCATCCTGGTGCAGCTGCCGCTGCCGCCTGCGGTCGATGTGGAGGCGGTGCTGGCCGCCATCCCGCCGGATAAGGATGTGGACGGGCTCACCGTGACCAATCTCGGCCGGCTGCTGGCCGGGCGCCCGGGCCTGGTGCCGTGTACGCCGGCCGGGATCATGACCCTGTTGGGCGCCTACGGGATCACCCTGGACGGGGCCCGGGCGGTTGTCATCGGCCGCAGCCGGCTGGTGGGGCTGCCGGTGGCCCTGCTGTTGCAGCAGGCCAACGCGACGGTGACCGTGGTCCATACCCATACCCGCGACGCCGCCCGCTTGGCCCGGGAGGCCGAGGTCCTGGTGGTGGCGGCCGGACGGCCGCAGCTGGTGACGGCGGAATGGGTGCGGCCCGGCGCGGTGGTGGTGGATGTCGGGATCCACCGGCAGGGCGAGCGCCTGGTGGGGGATGTGGAGGCGGCGTCGGTAGCGCGGGTGGCGGGGTACCTGTCCCCGGTGCCGGGCGGGGTGGGCCCTATGACCATTGCCAGCCTGATGGCCAACACCTGGCAGGCGTTCACGGAGCAGGTGCCGCCGCCGGAGGAGCCATGA
- the xseA gene encoding Exodeoxyribonuclease 7 large subunit has protein sequence MNGRRLPAAGLPALTLAVGELVALLRSLIEEDPRLARVGVVGELSGVKQHTSGHWYFLLKDARAQLRAVLFRREAARLSFRPRDGQMVVAWGRVGVFERDGQTQLYVDALEPLGEGAAFLELEALKRRLEAEGLFNRPKRPLPLLPRAVGVVTSAAGAAIADIRTVIGRRYPGMPVVLRPVLVQGEGAPAAIAEAVRWFSQAPEAARVDVLIVGRGGGSREDLMAFNREEVVRAVAESRIPVIAAVGHEIDSTLTDLAADVRAPTPSAAAELAVPERARLEALVEGLAARARRALERRLAADRRHWQAWAGHGLLRRPARLLEARLLQLERLTERGRQALERRLERERARLERVRSVLMALDPARVLARGYAVVREADSGRPVGARQIRTGAWYRVEWVDGGRAMQAGPPEEGNE, from the coding sequence ATGAACGGCCGCCGCCTGCCGGCCGCCGGCCTGCCGGCCCTGACCCTGGCGGTGGGGGAACTGGTGGCCCTGCTCCGCAGCCTGATTGAGGAGGACCCCCGGCTGGCCCGGGTGGGGGTGGTGGGGGAACTGTCGGGGGTCAAGCAGCACACCTCCGGACACTGGTACTTCCTGCTCAAGGACGCCCGCGCCCAGTTGCGGGCGGTGCTCTTCCGGCGCGAGGCGGCCCGGCTCAGCTTCCGTCCTCGGGACGGACAGATGGTGGTGGCGTGGGGCCGGGTGGGCGTGTTTGAGCGGGACGGGCAGACCCAGCTGTATGTGGACGCGCTGGAGCCGCTGGGGGAAGGGGCGGCCTTTCTGGAGCTCGAAGCCCTCAAACGCCGGCTGGAGGCGGAAGGGCTTTTCAACCGGCCGAAGCGTCCTCTGCCCCTGCTGCCGCGGGCGGTCGGGGTGGTGACCTCGGCGGCCGGAGCGGCCATCGCCGATATCCGGACCGTCATCGGGCGCCGGTACCCAGGGATGCCGGTGGTGCTACGGCCGGTGCTGGTGCAGGGGGAAGGGGCCCCGGCTGCGATTGCCGAAGCGGTACGCTGGTTCAGTCAGGCACCGGAGGCGGCCCGGGTGGACGTGCTGATCGTCGGGCGGGGCGGCGGATCGCGGGAGGATCTGATGGCCTTCAACCGCGAGGAGGTGGTGCGGGCGGTGGCGGAGTCCCGCATCCCGGTCATCGCGGCGGTGGGGCATGAGATCGATAGTACCCTGACCGACCTGGCGGCTGATGTGCGGGCTCCCACCCCTTCGGCGGCCGCGGAACTGGCCGTGCCGGAGCGGGCCCGTCTCGAGGCCCTGGTGGAAGGACTGGCGGCTCGTGCGCGCCGGGCCCTGGAGCGGCGGCTGGCGGCAGACCGGCGGCATTGGCAGGCCTGGGCCGGACACGGGCTGTTGCGCCGGCCGGCGCGTCTGCTGGAAGCCCGCCTGCTCCAGCTGGAGCGGCTGACGGAGCGGGGACGGCAGGCGTTGGAGCGCCGGCTGGAGCGTGAGCGGGCGCGCCTGGAACGGGTGCGGTCGGTGCTCATGGCGTTGGACCCTGCCCGGGTCCTGGCGCGGGGGTACGCGGTGGTGCGGGAGGCGGACAGCGGGCGGCCGGTGGGCGCCCGCCAAATCCGGACCGGGGCCTGGTATCGGGTGGAATGGGTGGACGGCGGGCGGGCCATGCAGGCCGGCCCGCCGGAGGAGGGGAACGAATAA
- the xseB gene encoding Exodeoxyribonuclease 7 small subunit: MEAGAPENMAAFEGIMARLEEVVRRLEAGEATLAESLELYQEAQALSRQAQALLERAEAVLTADVGDGEAEGP; encoded by the coding sequence ATGGAGGCCGGGGCGCCGGAGAATATGGCCGCCTTCGAGGGGATCATGGCGCGGCTGGAGGAAGTGGTCCGCCGGCTGGAAGCGGGGGAGGCCACCTTGGCGGAAAGCCTTGAGCTGTACCAGGAGGCGCAAGCGCTGAGCCGCCAGGCCCAGGCGCTGCTGGAACGGGCGGAAGCGGTCCTGACCGCCGATGTCGGGGACGGGGAGGCGGAGGGGCCATGA
- the ispA gene encoding farnesyl diphosphate synthase (Evidence 2a : Function from experimental evidences in other organisms; PubMedId : 8755734, 12682299, 17147392, 23569278; Product type e : enzyme) produces the protein MTADWDGAAWSRERVSLVNRWLEEAVERRAGGTRIREAMHYALMAGGKRLRPLLVLAAGEAMDPRSERWREPAVAVEFIHTYSLIHDDLPAMDDDDLRRGRPTCHKVFGEAQAILAGDALLTEAFGVLAEARAQWPAAAVADAVALLAEAAGARGLVDGQARDLAAEGQAVGLADLEAIHRRKTGALITAAARLPAVLAGQAAWDAALGAYGRHVGLAFQIADDILNVVGDPKMLGKPTGTDDAHDKATYPRLLGLEGARRRAEDEVAAARASLEGLRGTEALIWLATAAVDRER, from the coding sequence ATGACCGCGGACTGGGACGGTGCCGCCTGGAGCCGGGAACGGGTGAGCCTGGTCAACCGCTGGCTGGAGGAGGCGGTGGAGCGCCGGGCGGGGGGCACCCGCATCCGGGAGGCGATGCACTACGCACTCATGGCGGGCGGCAAGCGCCTGCGCCCCCTGCTGGTCCTGGCGGCGGGGGAGGCGATGGACCCCCGGAGTGAGCGCTGGCGGGAGCCGGCGGTGGCGGTGGAGTTCATCCATACCTACTCGCTGATTCACGACGACTTGCCGGCGATGGATGATGACGACCTGCGGCGGGGCCGGCCGACCTGCCATAAGGTCTTCGGCGAGGCGCAGGCTATTCTGGCCGGGGATGCCCTGCTGACCGAGGCGTTCGGGGTGCTGGCGGAGGCGCGGGCGCAGTGGCCGGCGGCGGCGGTGGCGGATGCCGTGGCCCTGCTGGCGGAGGCTGCCGGGGCCCGGGGGCTGGTGGACGGCCAGGCGCGGGACCTGGCGGCCGAGGGGCAGGCTGTGGGGCTGGCCGATCTGGAGGCCATCCACCGTCGCAAGACCGGGGCCCTCATCACAGCCGCCGCGCGCCTGCCGGCGGTGCTGGCCGGCCAGGCCGCGTGGGATGCGGCCCTGGGGGCCTACGGCCGCCATGTCGGGTTGGCTTTTCAGATCGCGGATGATATTTTGAACGTGGTCGGGGACCCCAAGATGCTGGGCAAACCGACCGGAACCGACGACGCGCACGACAAGGCCACCTATCCGCGCCTGCTGGGCCTGGAGGGCGCCCGCCGGCGTGCGGAGGACGAGGTGGCGGCCGCCCGGGCCAGCCTGGAGGGATTGCGCGGGACGGAGGCGTTGATCTGGCTCGCGACGGCGGCGGTGGACCGGGAACGCTAG
- the dxs gene encoding 1-deoxyxylulose-5-phosphate synthase (Evidence 2a : Function from experimental evidences in other organisms; PubMedId : 12682299, 12882400, 15292217, 17458547, 23840410, 25212876; Product type e : enzyme), with product MARLLDTIESPADFRGWDLARLERLAREIREYIVDVTSETGGHVGSSLGAVELTLALHTVFDTPRDRLVWDIGHQAYAHKIVTGRRDRFPTLRQLGGLSGFLKRRESPYDVWEAGHSSTSLSGALGMAVARDLRGERYQVVAVVGDGALTAGLAWEALNQIGQLDTHLVVVLNDNSMSIAPNVGAISRYLTRLRTAPGYARFKQDMELLLSAIPAIGLPLRRAAERLKDAVKHAVVPGNVFEELGFRYYGPVDGHDLAELIPVLEAARDADGPVVVHAITQKGRGFAPAEANPDRFHGPGPFDRRSGQERGGGRPSYSQVFTDAVIRVAERREDVVAITAAMPDGTKLERFQRRFPRRFFDVGIAEQHAAAFAAGLAANGMRPVFAVYSTFLQRAYDQVIHDICHQNLPVLLGVDRAGLVGGDGATHQGVYDIAFLRTVPNLEIAMGKDEFELAALVEAAFDRPGPVAIRYPRGSGRGGEPPSQTAPLHWGEAEWLRHGADATLITLGPLAYTALEVADRLAREGVEVGVLNARFVKPLDTRALAQAARESRVLITLEEHALLGGFGSAVLEWANEAGVDRPIHRRGLPDVFIDHGPADYFLDLYELTPLRVADLVRRLVGHGARSFPS from the coding sequence ATGGCCCGATTGCTGGACACCATTGAATCCCCGGCCGATTTCCGGGGATGGGACCTGGCGCGGCTGGAACGCCTGGCGCGGGAAATCCGGGAGTATATTGTGGACGTCACCTCCGAGACCGGGGGGCACGTCGGATCCAGCCTGGGGGCGGTGGAGCTCACCCTGGCCCTGCATACGGTGTTTGACACCCCCCGCGACCGGCTGGTCTGGGACATCGGGCATCAGGCCTATGCCCACAAGATCGTGACCGGCCGGCGGGACCGCTTTCCCACTCTCCGGCAGCTGGGGGGCCTGTCCGGGTTCCTGAAGCGGCGGGAGAGCCCCTATGACGTTTGGGAGGCGGGGCATTCCTCCACCTCCCTCTCCGGTGCCCTCGGCATGGCCGTGGCCCGGGACCTGCGCGGGGAGCGCTATCAGGTGGTGGCAGTGGTGGGGGACGGGGCCCTCACAGCGGGACTGGCCTGGGAGGCGCTGAACCAGATCGGGCAGCTGGACACCCATCTGGTGGTGGTCCTGAACGACAATTCCATGTCGATTGCCCCCAACGTGGGGGCCATCTCGCGTTACCTGACCCGGCTGCGGACCGCACCGGGCTATGCCCGTTTCAAGCAGGACATGGAGCTGCTGCTGTCGGCCATCCCCGCCATCGGGCTGCCGTTACGGCGCGCGGCGGAGCGCCTGAAGGATGCGGTCAAGCATGCGGTGGTGCCGGGGAACGTGTTCGAGGAGCTCGGCTTCCGGTATTACGGTCCGGTGGACGGCCACGACCTGGCTGAGCTGATCCCGGTGCTGGAGGCGGCCCGGGACGCCGACGGGCCGGTGGTGGTGCATGCCATTACCCAGAAGGGGCGCGGTTTCGCGCCGGCGGAGGCCAACCCTGACCGCTTCCACGGGCCCGGGCCGTTCGATCGCCGTTCCGGGCAGGAACGGGGGGGCGGGCGGCCCAGTTACAGCCAGGTGTTTACCGACGCCGTCATCCGGGTGGCGGAGCGGCGCGAGGACGTGGTGGCCATTACGGCGGCCATGCCGGACGGCACCAAGCTGGAGCGCTTCCAGCGGCGGTTCCCGCGGCGGTTCTTTGATGTGGGCATCGCGGAACAGCATGCGGCCGCCTTTGCCGCCGGGCTGGCGGCCAATGGCATGCGTCCGGTGTTCGCTGTCTACAGCACCTTCCTGCAGCGGGCCTATGACCAGGTCATCCACGATATCTGCCACCAGAACCTGCCGGTGCTGCTGGGGGTGGACCGGGCGGGCCTGGTGGGAGGGGACGGTGCCACCCACCAGGGGGTGTATGACATCGCTTTCCTGCGCACGGTGCCGAACCTCGAGATTGCAATGGGCAAGGACGAATTCGAACTGGCGGCCCTGGTGGAGGCCGCCTTCGACCGGCCGGGTCCGGTTGCCATCCGCTACCCGCGCGGCAGCGGCCGCGGGGGGGAGCCGCCGTCCCAGACGGCCCCCCTGCACTGGGGGGAAGCGGAATGGTTGCGCCACGGGGCGGATGCCACCCTCATTACCCTCGGTCCTCTGGCCTACACCGCGCTTGAGGTGGCCGACCGGCTGGCCCGGGAGGGGGTGGAGGTGGGCGTGCTCAACGCTCGCTTCGTGAAGCCGCTGGATACCCGGGCGCTGGCGCAGGCGGCCCGGGAAAGCCGGGTGCTCATCACGCTGGAGGAGCATGCCCTCCTGGGCGGGTTCGGCAGCGCGGTGCTGGAATGGGCGAATGAGGCGGGGGTGGATCGGCCCATCCATCGCCGGGGGCTGCCGGATGTGTTCATCGATCACGGGCCGGCCGACTATTTCCTGGACCTGTACGAGCTGACCCCATTGCGGGTGGCCGATCTGGTCCGCCGGCTGGTCGGCCATGGGGCCCGCTCGTTCCCCTCATGA